A genomic region of Acidobacteriota bacterium contains the following coding sequences:
- a CDS encoding acetyl/propionyl-CoA carboxylase subunit alpha has protein sequence MLRRVLIANRGEIAVRIIRTCRALGIETVAVCSDADRNAPHVGAADRAVTIGPAPAGASYLSVERIIDAARASGADAIHPGYGFLSERPELASACSDAGLVWVGPPAGVVARFGSKIEARQAAEQAGVPVVPGSAPDDQTPAGITAAARAVGVPVLLKPSAGGGGKGMVVVDAADQLAESIARARREAVATTGDGTLYVERRLERPRHVEVQIVADRGGRVVTLGERDCSLQRRHQKVIEETPAPGLTDSLRRRLAAAAADLARHARYENAGTVEFLVERGGSEDADGRFYFLEMNTRLQVEHPVTEMVAGIDLVAAQLAIAAGDALPWSASEVAPRGHAMECRIYAEDPARGFLPQAGRIDRYMEPSGPGVRVDSGVGAGSDVPVHYDPLLAKLITAGRTRDEARRRAQAALGEFVLTGITTNIPFLRAALAHPAFEAGDVQTSFLQDHAEALATAAAELAGEADKVETLAERERAADRATGPRGGEDVWSRLAGWRLGGGGTGGSSGVAGAGGGAGRVGPPPADALDGTSGDSAPRPDEDALCAPMPATVTAVAIAPGDTVTAGDALIRLEAMKMELAIRAPTGGHVTAVHCAVGDLVQPGRPLVTLDRVE, from the coding sequence ATGCTCCGGCGTGTCCTGATCGCCAACCGCGGCGAGATCGCCGTCCGCATCATCCGCACCTGCCGCGCCCTCGGCATCGAGACGGTGGCGGTTTGTTCGGACGCAGACCGGAACGCACCGCATGTCGGTGCGGCCGACCGGGCGGTGACGATCGGCCCGGCGCCCGCCGGCGCCAGCTACCTGTCGGTGGAGCGGATCATCGATGCGGCACGGGCGAGCGGCGCCGACGCCATCCACCCCGGCTATGGGTTCCTCTCCGAACGCCCGGAGCTGGCGAGCGCGTGCAGCGACGCGGGACTGGTCTGGGTCGGTCCGCCGGCCGGTGTAGTCGCGCGGTTCGGCTCGAAGATCGAGGCGCGGCAGGCGGCGGAGCAAGCAGGCGTGCCGGTCGTGCCGGGCAGCGCTCCGGACGATCAGACGCCCGCCGGAATCACCGCCGCCGCCCGCGCGGTCGGCGTGCCCGTGCTCCTGAAGCCGTCGGCCGGGGGCGGCGGCAAGGGAATGGTGGTGGTTGATGCCGCCGATCAACTGGCCGAGTCGATCGCGCGGGCGCGGCGCGAAGCGGTCGCGACCACCGGCGACGGCACCCTCTACGTCGAGCGGCGGCTGGAGCGGCCGCGGCACGTCGAGGTCCAGATCGTTGCGGATCGCGGTGGCCGCGTGGTGACCCTAGGTGAACGCGACTGCTCGCTGCAACGCCGGCACCAGAAGGTGATCGAAGAGACGCCGGCGCCCGGTCTGACGGACTCCTTGCGCCGGCGCCTGGCGGCGGCGGCAGCCGACCTGGCGCGTCATGCGCGCTACGAGAACGCGGGCACCGTCGAGTTCCTGGTGGAGCGTGGCGGTAGCGAAGACGCGGACGGCCGGTTCTACTTTCTCGAGATGAACACGCGACTGCAGGTGGAGCATCCGGTGACCGAGATGGTGGCCGGAATCGATCTGGTGGCGGCGCAGCTCGCGATTGCCGCCGGTGATGCCCTGCCGTGGTCCGCGAGCGAGGTGGCCCCGCGGGGCCACGCGATGGAATGCCGCATCTACGCGGAAGATCCCGCGCGCGGGTTCCTTCCCCAGGCCGGCCGGATCGACCGCTACATGGAGCCGTCCGGACCCGGCGTTCGCGTCGACTCGGGCGTAGGTGCGGGGAGCGACGTTCCCGTGCACTACGACCCGTTGCTCGCCAAACTGATCACCGCCGGCCGGACGCGGGACGAGGCACGGCGCCGCGCCCAGGCGGCGCTCGGCGAATTCGTGCTGACCGGAATCACGACGAACATCCCGTTCCTGCGCGCGGCGCTCGCGCACCCCGCGTTCGAGGCCGGAGACGTCCAGACGAGCTTCCTTCAGGACCACGCCGAAGCGCTGGCGACGGCAGCGGCAGAGCTGGCCGGTGAGGCCGATAAGGTCGAGACCCTCGCGGAACGGGAGCGGGCTGCGGACCGGGCGACCGGACCGCGCGGCGGCGAAGACGTCTGGAGCCGCCTCGCCGGGTGGCGCCTGGGTGGCGGCGGAACCGGTGGCAGTAGCGGCGTAGCTGGCGCCGGTGGCGGCGCCGGCCGAGTCGGCCCGCCCCCCGCGGATGCGCTCGACGGGACGTCAGGTGATTCGGCGCCGCGACCGGACGAGGATGCGCTCTGTGCGCCGATGCCCGCGACGGTGACCGCCGTCGCAATCGCGCCGGGCGATACGGTAACGGCCGGCGACGCGCTGATCCGGCTCGAGGCGATGAAGATGGAGCTGGCGATCCGCGCACCGACTGGCGGGCACGTCACCGCCGTCCACTGCGCGGTCGGCGATCTGGTGCAGCCGGGCCGCCCGCTCGTGACGCTGGATCGGGTAGAATGA
- a CDS encoding DSD1 family PLP-dependent enzyme, giving the protein MPSSPQPSSLSRRRFLQASAAGAGAAAVWIPSPVKGYTAAEMAGLAAAAAELGAPHDLGVAVEEVDTPALVVDLDAMEANIAQMQRTVRANGIASRPHAKTHKTPAIARRQLETGSVGICVAKVGEAQALFDHGIEEILMTTINVTPFKINRAMHLRQQCPTFIQATDTADNARDLSEAAAALGIEADVVVDVDPGGHRTGITPGAPALELAQLVDRLPNLRLRGILCYDGGSQHVKGFDARQAQTLERLAAAADTRGQMDRSGLNTEIFSGGGTGTYNIDHQTPGLTDVQVGSYVFMDAQYIGIGGADDPEVYSDFQPALTILATVVNAQYEGRATTDAGAKACTINRPWAIVKGETGMSYTSGSDEFGTIRYEDDASRSYRAGEKLELIVSHCDPVVNLYDQMYAVRNGRVEAIWPIAARGRST; this is encoded by the coding sequence ATGCCGTCGTCACCCCAGCCGTCGTCCCTCTCCCGGCGTCGCTTCCTGCAGGCGTCCGCCGCCGGGGCGGGCGCCGCCGCGGTCTGGATTCCATCACCCGTGAAGGGTTACACCGCGGCCGAGATGGCCGGATTGGCGGCGGCAGCGGCCGAGCTGGGGGCGCCGCACGACCTGGGCGTCGCGGTCGAGGAAGTCGACACGCCGGCCCTCGTCGTCGATCTCGACGCGATGGAGGCGAATATCGCACAGATGCAGCGCACGGTCCGGGCGAACGGCATCGCCAGCCGGCCGCACGCGAAGACGCACAAGACGCCGGCGATTGCGCGGCGGCAGCTCGAGACCGGCTCGGTCGGGATCTGCGTTGCCAAGGTGGGAGAAGCGCAGGCGCTCTTCGATCACGGCATCGAAGAGATCCTGATGACGACGATCAACGTCACGCCGTTCAAGATCAACCGGGCGATGCATCTGCGCCAGCAGTGCCCGACGTTCATTCAGGCCACTGACACGGCGGACAACGCGCGCGACCTCTCGGAGGCGGCGGCCGCGCTGGGCATCGAGGCGGACGTCGTCGTCGACGTCGATCCGGGTGGCCACCGGACCGGCATCACGCCCGGGGCGCCGGCGCTGGAACTCGCGCAACTGGTCGACCGCCTGCCCAACCTGCGGCTTCGCGGGATCCTCTGCTACGACGGGGGATCGCAGCATGTGAAGGGCTTCGACGCACGGCAGGCCCAGACGCTCGAGCGGCTTGCGGCGGCGGCGGACACGCGCGGGCAGATGGACCGGTCCGGGCTCAATACCGAGATCTTCAGCGGAGGGGGGACCGGGACGTACAACATCGATCACCAGACACCCGGGCTCACCGACGTCCAGGTGGGCAGCTACGTCTTCATGGACGCCCAGTACATCGGGATCGGCGGCGCGGACGACCCGGAGGTGTACAGCGACTTCCAACCCGCCCTGACGATTCTGGCGACGGTCGTCAACGCGCAGTACGAGGGGCGGGCGACAACGGACGCGGGGGCGAAGGCCTGCACGATCAATCGGCCCTGGGCCATCGTCAAGGGTGAGACCGGCATGAGCTACACCTCCGGTTCCGACGAGTTCGGCACGATCCGCTACGAGGACGACGCCAGCCGCAGCTACCGGGCGGGGGAGAAGCTGGAGTTGATCGTGTCGCACTGCGATCCGGTGGTGAATCTGTACGACCAGATGTACGCGGTCAGGAACGGACGGGTCGAGGCGATCTGGCCGATCGCCGCGCGAGGACGGTCCACGTAG
- a CDS encoding copper resistance protein CopC has product MRVWRIAACAALLIAAAVAAVSAHMAVSKTMPEADAALLTSPSAIQVWFTQAPDPAVSRLALNGAAGEIALGELDIRSDKSLHAAVPSTLASGSYTVRWRAAGDDGHTQRGEFSFTVRAAN; this is encoded by the coding sequence ATGCGGGTCTGGAGAATCGCGGCGTGTGCCGCCCTGCTGATCGCGGCTGCCGTGGCGGCCGTGTCCGCGCACATGGCGGTGTCGAAGACGATGCCGGAGGCTGATGCGGCGCTGTTGACCTCTCCCTCAGCGATTCAGGTCTGGTTCACGCAGGCGCCCGATCCGGCCGTCAGCCGGTTGGCGCTCAATGGCGCCGCGGGTGAGATCGCGTTGGGCGAACTGGACATACGGAGCGACAAGTCGCTGCACGCGGCAGTGCCGTCGACGCTGGCCTCCGGGTCCTACACCGTCCGCTGGCGGGCGGCCGGTGACGACGGCCACACGCAGCGGGGCGAGTTCTCGTTCACAGTTCGCGCCGCGAACTGA
- a CDS encoding TonB-dependent receptor, with protein sequence MSGCITSARARGRWSWRMAAMLLAAWAALPAAAQAQTASVRGTVADVQGLPLPGVTVVLRSEAGQFVASTQTDRDGTFVFANPEGGAYVVEATLLGFVPSETPVNARSNAPIAITLDVGTFAQEVTVVALMPEVATEMVVPASEIERRVTQDLAQSLRSHAGVTALRRGAINLDPSIRGLYAEQIGVFVDGTRTFAAGPARMDSGLSHVSPHTLQSLRVVRGPYALTWGAGTLSAIQAETFKPAFGSGQFRLGGRVGANYGSNGAAGDGFAGLWGSGDRLRFAFQHNSRTGSDYTDGNGDLVQGDYESFDTRWGIGARLGTRTLLEYSGGFQRQNDLDYPGRILDATFFETQSHALDVTHQAAGGVLTELAGQVYFNLKDHLMNNDAKPTARPNPHRTPPFPIRVDLPTSADTVGGRVHAALESGAFRYKLGMDAYRLQQSATQTVSDRSTGQIHHNMHPVWPEADLTNLGGYAQVLFEQGRSTIGGTVRVDRERAQIGQVTSFFAHNAIPAYDLHEAHGHFHCVTAVCMGHTGHGTDAGHMTDPHAGHGAATPMGGQGATTDHGATHDGSASHGQGTTMLVSGERFAQTNTNISAAANASLRVTDTWLVTLGVGRAVRNPSALERYADRFPAVKFQTAAEFVGNPGLRPERSLEFNVGTTFRVAAASVGLDVFHRHIDDYITVAPDPNLEKRLPLSPDTLYRYVQADAARFAGFDLTASSAAGPWIDLRGGWSYVRAEDLLFSEPLFGVPPFEQQYAIEFHDPARQAWFEVQVTNTAPQERVAARRLERATPGWTTIDLAAGVRVGEGLTFRAGVQNLTDEYYVNHLNSLNPFSGLRIAEVGRSAYVGLEYGF encoded by the coding sequence ATGAGTGGTTGCATAACATCGGCCCGGGCAAGGGGTCGGTGGTCGTGGCGGATGGCGGCGATGCTGCTGGCGGCATGGGCTGCGCTGCCGGCGGCTGCGCAGGCGCAGACGGCGAGTGTGCGCGGGACGGTAGCGGACGTGCAGGGGCTGCCGCTTCCGGGCGTGACCGTCGTGCTCCGGTCGGAGGCCGGACAGTTCGTGGCGTCGACTCAAACGGACCGGGACGGGACGTTTGTCTTTGCGAATCCCGAGGGCGGCGCCTATGTGGTCGAGGCGACGCTGCTCGGTTTCGTTCCCTCCGAGACGCCGGTCAATGCGCGCAGCAACGCACCGATCGCGATCACGCTCGACGTGGGGACGTTCGCGCAGGAAGTGACGGTCGTCGCGCTGATGCCGGAAGTGGCGACGGAGATGGTCGTGCCGGCGTCGGAGATCGAACGGCGGGTGACGCAGGATCTGGCGCAGTCGCTTCGCAGCCACGCCGGTGTTACGGCGCTTCGGCGTGGCGCCATCAACCTGGATCCGTCTATCCGAGGATTGTATGCGGAACAGATTGGCGTCTTCGTGGACGGCACGCGGACGTTCGCGGCCGGACCGGCCAGGATGGATTCGGGGCTGAGTCACGTCAGTCCGCATACGCTGCAGTCGCTTCGCGTGGTGCGCGGCCCCTATGCGCTCACCTGGGGGGCCGGGACGCTGAGCGCGATTCAGGCGGAGACGTTCAAGCCCGCTTTCGGATCGGGCCAGTTCCGCCTCGGTGGGCGCGTCGGCGCCAATTACGGCAGCAACGGCGCGGCGGGTGACGGTTTCGCCGGTCTGTGGGGAAGCGGCGACCGTCTCCGCTTCGCATTCCAGCACAACAGCCGGACCGGCAGCGACTACACCGATGGCAACGGCGACCTCGTGCAGGGCGACTACGAGTCGTTCGATACGCGCTGGGGCATCGGCGCCCGGCTGGGAACGCGGACGCTGCTGGAGTACAGCGGCGGGTTCCAGCGCCAGAACGATCTCGACTACCCGGGGCGGATACTCGACGCCACTTTCTTCGAAACGCAGTCGCACGCGCTTGACGTCACGCACCAGGCAGCGGGTGGAGTCCTCACGGAACTGGCGGGGCAGGTGTACTTCAATCTCAAGGACCACTTGATGAACAACGACGCCAAGCCGACGGCGCGGCCCAACCCCCACCGGACGCCGCCGTTCCCGATCCGGGTCGACCTGCCAACGTCGGCAGACACGGTCGGTGGTCGGGTGCACGCCGCTCTCGAGTCCGGAGCATTCCGCTACAAGCTGGGGATGGACGCCTATCGGCTGCAGCAGTCGGCGACGCAGACGGTGAGCGACCGCAGCACCGGCCAGATTCACCACAATATGCACCCCGTCTGGCCGGAGGCCGACCTGACGAACCTGGGTGGCTACGCCCAGGTGCTGTTCGAACAAGGGCGCAGCACGATCGGCGGGACGGTGCGGGTCGATCGGGAGCGGGCGCAGATCGGTCAGGTGACGTCCTTCTTCGCGCACAACGCGATTCCGGCCTACGACCTGCACGAGGCGCACGGCCACTTTCATTGCGTCACCGCCGTCTGCATGGGGCACACCGGCCATGGGACGGATGCCGGGCACATGACCGACCCGCATGCGGGGCATGGCGCCGCTACGCCGATGGGCGGTCAGGGCGCGACGACGGACCACGGCGCGACGCACGATGGGTCGGCCTCCCACGGTCAGGGTACGACCATGCTGGTTTCGGGCGAACGGTTCGCGCAGACCAACACGAACATCAGCGCCGCCGCGAATGCCAGCCTGCGCGTAACCGATACCTGGCTCGTGACGCTGGGCGTGGGCCGGGCCGTCCGCAACCCGTCTGCGCTGGAGCGCTACGCCGACCGCTTTCCGGCCGTGAAGTTCCAGACGGCGGCGGAGTTCGTCGGCAACCCTGGCCTGCGGCCGGAGAGGAGTCTGGAGTTCAATGTGGGCACGACGTTCCGTGTGGCGGCGGCCTCCGTCGGCCTCGATGTCTTTCATCGGCATATCGACGACTACATCACTGTTGCGCCCGATCCGAACCTGGAGAAGCGGCTGCCCCTCAGCCCGGACACGCTTTACCGCTACGTCCAGGCAGACGCGGCGCGGTTCGCCGGCTTCGATCTGACCGCCAGTTCGGCGGCCGGCCCCTGGATCGACCTGCGCGGCGGCTGGTCGTACGTCCGGGCCGAGGATTTACTGTTCAGCGAGCCGCTCTTCGGCGTGCCGCCGTTCGAGCAGCAGTACGCGATCGAGTTCCACGATCCGGCCCGGCAGGCCTGGTTCGAAGTCCAGGTGACGAATACCGCCCCGCAGGAGCGGGTTGCCGCGCGACGCCTCGAGCGGGCGACGCCCGGCTGGACGACGATCGATCTGGCGGCCGGCGTGCGCGTCGGCGAGGGCCTGACCTTCCGCGCCGGCGTGCAGAACCTGACGGACGAGTACTACGTCAACCACCTCAATTCGCTGAATCCGTTCAGCGGTCTGCGGATTGCGGAGGTTGGGCGCAGCGCGTACGTTGGGCTGGAGTACGGATTCTGA
- a CDS encoding propionyl-CoA synthetase, which produces MPPTLSSYDDAYRRWQADPQAFWAAAAEPLYWHRRWETVRDDSRPPFHRWFAGGRFNTCYNCIDRHIDRGRGRQLALVYDSPVTGAIRQFTFIELRDEVARVAGALAAQGVSAGDRVIIYMPMVPEAVFAMLACARIGAVHSVVFGGFAPNELAKRIDDAKPKLILSASCGIEVNRVIPYKPLLDEAIDLASHKPAHTVILQRPQAEAAMTVGRDLDWNAAVDGAEPADCVPVASTDPLYILYTSGTTGVPKGVVRDNGGHAVALHWSMEHVYGVGAGEVYWAGSDIGWVVGHSYIVYGPLLRGATTILYEGKPVGTPDPGAFWRVISQHGVNVFFTAPTAFRAIKKEDPDGAHMQRYDLSRFRTLFLAGERCDPDTLIWARDRLGVPVIDHWWQTETSWAIAANCVGLGMLPVKPGSPTRAVPGFDVRILNEDGGEMPAGQIGAIVVKLPLPPGCLPTLWNNDDGFVRSYLSRHPGYYLTGDAGYRDDDDYLYIMSRVDDIINVAGHRLSTGAMEEVLAYHPDVAECAVVGVADELKGEVPIGFVVTKAGVTKGVDELVPELVERVRSTIGPVAAFKQAAIVPRLPKTRSGKILRGTVKKIADGDPYTMPATIDDPAILEEITEALAGLGYPKRSGKENG; this is translated from the coding sequence ATGCCGCCGACATTGAGCAGCTACGATGACGCGTACCGCCGCTGGCAGGCGGACCCGCAAGCGTTCTGGGCCGCCGCCGCCGAACCGCTCTACTGGCACCGGCGCTGGGAAACGGTGCGGGACGACAGTCGCCCGCCGTTCCATCGCTGGTTCGCCGGCGGCCGGTTCAACACCTGCTACAACTGCATCGACCGTCACATCGACCGGGGCCGGGGCCGCCAGCTCGCCCTGGTGTATGACAGCCCGGTTACCGGCGCCATCCGCCAGTTCACGTTCATCGAGCTACGCGACGAGGTGGCGCGCGTCGCCGGCGCCCTCGCCGCGCAGGGGGTGTCAGCGGGCGACCGGGTGATCATCTACATGCCGATGGTGCCCGAGGCGGTCTTCGCCATGCTCGCGTGCGCCCGGATCGGCGCGGTGCATTCGGTCGTGTTCGGCGGTTTCGCCCCCAACGAGCTGGCGAAACGGATAGACGATGCGAAGCCGAAGCTGATCCTCTCCGCGTCGTGCGGCATCGAGGTCAATCGCGTCATCCCGTACAAGCCGTTGCTGGACGAAGCGATCGATCTGGCGTCGCACAAGCCGGCGCACACCGTCATCCTGCAGCGGCCCCAGGCGGAAGCGGCGATGACGGTCGGCCGCGATCTCGACTGGAACGCCGCGGTGGACGGCGCGGAGCCGGCCGACTGCGTGCCCGTGGCGTCGACCGATCCGCTCTACATCCTCTATACGTCCGGGACGACCGGCGTGCCGAAGGGCGTCGTGCGCGACAACGGCGGCCACGCGGTGGCCCTCCACTGGAGCATGGAACACGTCTACGGCGTCGGCGCCGGCGAGGTGTACTGGGCCGGCTCCGATATCGGCTGGGTGGTCGGCCACTCCTACATCGTCTACGGACCGCTCCTGCGCGGCGCGACGACGATCCTGTACGAGGGCAAGCCGGTCGGAACGCCGGATCCTGGCGCGTTCTGGCGCGTCATCTCGCAACACGGCGTCAACGTCTTCTTCACCGCGCCGACCGCGTTCCGGGCCATCAAGAAGGAGGATCCGGATGGCGCGCATATGCAGCGCTACGACCTGTCCCGGTTCCGCACCCTCTTCCTCGCGGGCGAGCGGTGCGACCCCGACACCCTGATCTGGGCGCGCGACCGCCTCGGCGTGCCGGTCATCGATCACTGGTGGCAGACCGAGACGTCCTGGGCAATCGCCGCCAACTGTGTCGGTCTCGGCATGCTGCCGGTGAAACCGGGATCGCCGACGCGGGCGGTGCCGGGCTTCGACGTCAGGATCCTTAACGAGGACGGAGGGGAAATGCCGGCAGGCCAGATCGGCGCGATCGTGGTGAAGCTGCCGCTGCCGCCCGGCTGCCTCCCGACCCTCTGGAACAACGACGACGGCTTCGTGAGGTCGTACCTTTCGCGCCACCCCGGCTACTACCTTACCGGCGACGCCGGTTACCGCGACGATGACGACTATCTCTACATCATGAGCCGGGTCGACGACATCATCAACGTCGCCGGGCACCGCCTCTCGACCGGCGCGATGGAAGAGGTACTTGCTTACCACCCGGATGTCGCCGAGTGCGCCGTCGTCGGCGTGGCCGACGAACTCAAGGGCGAGGTCCCGATCGGCTTCGTCGTCACGAAAGCGGGAGTCACCAAGGGTGTGGACGAGCTCGTGCCGGAGCTGGTCGAACGGGTCCGTAGCACCATCGGTCCGGTCGCCGCCTTCAAGCAGGCCGCCATCGTTCCTCGATTGCCGAAGACCCGCTCCGGGAAGATCCTGCGCGGGACCGTCAAGAAGATCGCCGACGGCGACCCGTACACCATGCCGGCGACGATAGATGATCCGGCGATCCTGGAGGAAATCACGGAAGCGCTCGCCGGTCTCGGCTATCCGAAGCGTTCCGGGAAGGAGAATGGATGA
- a CDS encoding VOC family protein — translation MTVKPIPEGYQQVVPYLLVEDVDRLLGFLGAAFNATVHQQSRGQDGATSHADVVIGDCHVMMGQARAPEYPAMPCMLYLYVEDTDTFYQQAMTAGATSVQEPRDTFYGDRNAGVKDPFGNQWWIGTHIEDVPPDELARRARAQGR, via the coding sequence ATGACCGTCAAGCCGATCCCCGAGGGCTACCAGCAGGTAGTCCCCTATCTCCTGGTGGAAGACGTCGACCGGCTGCTCGGTTTTCTGGGCGCGGCCTTCAACGCCACCGTGCACCAACAGTCCCGCGGGCAGGACGGAGCCACCAGCCACGCCGACGTCGTCATAGGCGACTGCCACGTCATGATGGGTCAGGCGAGGGCGCCGGAGTACCCCGCCATGCCGTGCATGCTGTATCTCTACGTCGAGGATACCGACACGTTCTACCAGCAAGCGATGACCGCCGGCGCCACGTCCGTTCAGGAACCGCGGGACACGTTCTACGGCGACCGGAACGCCGGCGTGAAGGACCCGTTCGGCAACCAGTGGTGGATTGGGACCCACATCGAAGACGTGCCACCGGACGAGCTGGCCCGGCGAGCCCGGGCACAGGGTCGCTGA
- a CDS encoding carotenoid 1,2-hydratase, with protein MMRIARTLAAALLAGAVAVGAQDAPATWLAADPGYRLAFPRDHASHPDHRIEWWYYTGNVETSSGRRFGYQLTFFRVGVDRRPVNPSRWAVRDLHMAHLAVTDVAVGRHHVAERLNRDGVGWAGASTETLHVWNDGWSARLDDATGAGAHLLNAASDDAGLAVDFRLVPERPPVLHGADGYSQKGAEAGNASHYYSLTRLRTTGRIMVDGEAFDVSGLSWMDHEFGTSFLEPAQVGWDWFSLQLDDGSDLMVYTMRRDDGIPDPRSSGTFIAPDGSITRLAAGDYALVPGRRWTSPSTGAAYPVAWTIHVPPLGIEIDVEATIDAQELETGESTGVTYWEGAIDARGTRDGASVSGPGYLEMTGYAGQPMSRVLR; from the coding sequence ATGATGCGGATTGCGAGGACGCTGGCAGCGGCGCTGCTGGCGGGAGCCGTTGCCGTGGGAGCGCAGGACGCCCCGGCGACCTGGCTGGCGGCCGATCCGGGCTACCGGCTCGCGTTCCCGCGCGACCACGCGTCGCATCCCGACCACCGAATCGAGTGGTGGTACTACACCGGCAACGTCGAGACGTCGAGCGGCCGGCGCTTCGGCTACCAGTTGACCTTCTTTCGCGTTGGTGTCGACCGGCGGCCCGTCAACCCGTCGCGGTGGGCGGTGCGGGATCTGCACATGGCGCACCTCGCGGTCACCGACGTCGCGGTCGGACGGCACCATGTCGCAGAGCGGCTGAACCGTGACGGCGTCGGCTGGGCGGGCGCCAGCACGGAGACGCTTCACGTCTGGAACGACGGCTGGTCGGCGCGGCTTGACGACGCCACCGGAGCGGGCGCCCACCTGCTGAACGCGGCAAGCGACGACGCGGGGCTCGCGGTTGACTTCCGCCTCGTACCGGAGCGGCCGCCCGTGCTGCACGGCGCCGACGGCTACAGCCAGAAGGGCGCCGAGGCGGGCAATGCGTCGCACTACTACTCGCTCACGCGGCTGCGGACGACCGGGCGAATCATGGTTGACGGCGAGGCCTTCGACGTCAGCGGCCTGAGTTGGATGGACCACGAGTTCGGCACCAGCTTTCTGGAGCCGGCGCAGGTGGGTTGGGACTGGTTCTCGCTGCAGCTCGACGACGGGAGTGACCTGATGGTCTACACCATGCGGAGAGACGACGGCATTCCCGACCCGCGTTCCAGCGGGACGTTCATCGCCCCCGACGGCTCCATCACGCGGCTTGCCGCGGGCGACTATGCACTGGTTCCCGGACGGCGGTGGACGTCGCCTTCGACCGGGGCGGCCTACCCGGTCGCATGGACGATCCACGTGCCTCCACTGGGGATCGAGATCGACGTGGAAGCGACAATCGACGCCCAGGAGCTGGAGACGGGGGAGTCGACCGGTGTGACGTACTGGGAAGGCGCGATCGACGCGCGCGGCACACGGGACGGCGCGTCCGTGTCGGGGCCGGGCTACCTGGAAATGACGGGGTACGCCGGGCAGCCGATGAGCCGCGTGCTCCGCTAG